The following proteins are encoded in a genomic region of Montipora foliosa isolate CH-2021 chromosome 10, ASM3666993v2, whole genome shotgun sequence:
- the LOC137973503 gene encoding uncharacterized protein has translation MIDLRMNAIQHKILILSGKGGVGKSSVAATLSMALSNMDKKVGLVDLDICGPSIPKLMAIDGQQVVNSPYGWMPLRSYSC, from the exons ATGATTGATTTGCGAATGAATGCAATTCAACACAAAATTCTTATACTGTCTGGAAAAGGAG GTGTTGGTAAATCAAGCGTAGCCGCAACTCTGAGCATGGCCCTTTCCAATATGGATAAAAAG GTTGGCCTGGTAGACCTGGACATTTGTGGTCCCAGTATACCCAAGTTAATGGCAATTGACGGGCAACAAGTTGTAAATTCTCCGTATGGATGGATGCCTTTGAG GTCATACAGTTGCTGA